Within bacterium, the genomic segment GATGACCGCGGGCGAGGAGCGCGGCTTGGAGCCGCGAAGAGAGGCCGAGCTTTCCCAAGATCCGGGTCACATGGGAATGAACCGTCGGCATCGAGACGAAGAGGCGGCGGCCGATCTCCTTGTCGCTTAAGCCCTGAGCGATGAGGCGCAGGACCTGAGTTTCGGCGGCCGTCAGTTGGTGGCGGGCCTTCAGCTCTTCCAGCTGGGGCGACAAGCCGGGATCTTCGAGCTCGGCGATGATGAAGGCGCTCCCGCCGGGTGTTCGGGCCAGCCTTAGGTCGGCGCGAATCGGCTCTTGGCCTTGGCGCGGAACCGCGACCGCGCTGGGCGGAGGCGGGAGAGCTGAATTTTTCCGAAGCAAGGCGCCGAGCTGGCGGCCGGCCTTGACCAAGGCCTCGGGCAAAGCGCGCTTTTGGTTTCCACCGAGATTCAGTAGGGCGCCGGCCCGCTCCGAGGCCCAGAGCAGGGAGCCGCGGCTGTCCATCGCGATCTTGGGCTTGTCGTCGAGATCGAGCATCGATTCGAGGAAGGGCTGGGAGCGGAACTGGGTTTCCCAGCGCTCGTCGCGCCGGGTCAGGGCTTCCAAGGCCGGGAGGATGTTGCTCAAGTTCATCCGCTCGCGCTCGCTGAAGTCGGGCTGCTTGGCGGTCCGGGCCAGGATGATGCCGACCTGACCGGCGTCGTGCATGTTTCGGTCGTTGAGCTTGATCGAGATGTAATTGTCGACGCCGTAATGGGTGGCGAACTCGGTGTGGACCGGCCGATCGATGAATCCCTTCCATTCGGCGCAGCTCGGCCCGTGGAGGATCCAAGCATTGCGCTGCCGCTGAGCCTCTTGCATCGGATCGTCGGAGATATAGTGCTCCGCATAATAATTGTGGGCTTCGCTGAGGCTGCCGGCGATGGCGACCAGCTCGCGGCGCTCATTGCAGCGGTAGAGCAAGGAAGTGCTGGTGTCGAAGAGCCGGTCGATGAGCGGCAGGATGCGTAGCCCGAGGTCCTGGAGGGTGATCGCCTCGTAGGATTCCCGAAGGATTTCGCCGGCTAATTTCGATTGTTCCCCTGAACCCAACATATCCGGCGCTTATTTTAGATGAGACCTCGGTCTCACTCAATCTCCAAAATTCAATATTGCTCAGGATGAGCCCGATCCGCCCTCGGCTCTAGAATCGGCCTATCTTCAACATCGATTCAGGCAAAGGAGGATCACATGCCGAGAATCAGTATCAAAATAATGGCCGCATTTCTATTCGGATGCTTCCTGGCCGGCGGATTTTCCGTCCCGTCGCAAGCGGGCGAGATCCGGGCCAAGGGCGCCGCCA encodes:
- a CDS encoding LuxR C-terminal-related transcriptional regulator, with the protein product MLGSGEQSKLAGEILRESYEAITLQDLGLRILPLIDRLFDTSTSLLYRCNERRELVAIAGSLSEAHNYYAEHYISDDPMQEAQRQRNAWILHGPSCAEWKGFIDRPVHTEFATHYGVDNYISIKLNDRNMHDAGQVGIILARTAKQPDFSERERMNLSNILPALEALTRRDERWETQFRSQPFLESMLDLDDKPKIAMDSRGSLLWASERAGALLNLGGNQKRALPEALVKAGRQLGALLRKNSALPPPPSAVAVPRQGQEPIRADLRLARTPGGSAFIIAELEDPGLSPQLEELKARHQLTAAETQVLRLIAQGLSDKEIGRRLFVSMPTVHSHVTRILGKLGLSSRLQAALLARGHRL